The DNA sequence GAGAGGGTCATAtgttcaaaattttaaaatatttataaactgAGAAACATAACTACCAAATAGTTGGCTTTATGTATGATAAAGCTACAAATGAGTGGATTGCAATATGTAGAGCGCTTGTCATAGAAAAATTTAGTGGACAAGCCAAGTGTTCTTTATATAATCATAATGAACAATACTTCAGTTCCTTCTCATTCTGCATATAACTTCAGAGAGATGGAACATTATATGGACCTACATTTTCATTTTTATTGACGAATTAGGATTGTGATATACCTTCCTTAATCCTACTTACGAGTGAGATACTGTATCATTTGAATTAATTTGGCTTATTACATTTTTACACAATGCAACACATATGGTCATTTTTCCGCAGTGCTTTAAGACTGAGAACCGGTGCTTATCAGCTAATGCAGAGTTTATGATCCATATGCATTACACCATACACATCTTTGTTTATAACATATGAAACTAATAGACGTTTAATCTTACACCACGCCGCCCCATTTAATATTAATAGCAAGAACTCCTGTGCTTAAACAAAAATCATGTTCTGAATGTGGTACTCCTAAGTAAAAGAACCTTCGTCGGAATGAGGAAACTAGATTAAGCCTTTAAAAATTCCTAGATATGGTCGAAGCATAGTATTGAGAGCCAATATTCTCGAAATCAGGAAACATTACAAGACCAAATTAATAGTCCAGCACAGAACCATATACATAACCATATGGCATATCAGTATATTACATTGAAATGAATCTTTGCATTGTACTAAACATATTTATATGTGTGGGATCATGTCTGTTTAAGAGCACCAAATGTATTTTTATTGCATCCACCCTCCCAACTCATTACCACATTTAATTTGGTGATATCAGAATAGCCTTATATGTTTATGTCTACCTTAAAATTGTTCTGCATTGCCTTTGTAATGCCATTAGAACGAACACCATCAGTTGGGAACTTTGTATTATGATGGAATGACATAAAATAATGGCCCATGGTGAATCATAACTTGGTGgaaattaaaagataaatttaaCAACATTAATTTATCAACCACCTAAAAGCATGTACAGATCAATTTTCATCATCTAACTTGAGTAGTCTTAAATGATGAGTAGTGGACTTGGTAATGGATGAACAAAAAGGAGGTCGTCTTTAAATTGTGCTGCAGCTGTTATCAGATTTTAGTAGTTCTTGAGAATGTTTGCTGAGATAAATATTTACTGTTCAAGAAAGAGTTTGGTAAAAGGGGACCTGATCTGTTTGCAACATCTAAGCATGAGTTCATAATATAAATATCATGCTTTAGATCGTTGAAGTTTTGAAATAGTTGACACTTGACATGATGTTTGAGGTCTTTTGACAGGGGTCTCTAGCTCGGATCTTGACACGAAGGTTTGGAAGATTTGATAACTATAATGCTAGCCGCCGGGTATACCTTGGATTAAACAATTAAGATTAGTAATCGATATTTATTCTTCACAATCGTTTGTTGTCGACCATCTCCTTCCTTTGGGGTCCGGTCTAGGGAAAACGATTGTTGCAGCAAACCATATTGCAGTACGAGTAAAATAAGGTTTTTGGTGTGAATACATGGGAACCCATCATTTTACGTACTGCAGTATAATACAGCGGCATGGTATGGTGCTAATAGTCTCTTGCCCTCGACCATCTATGTCCTTCATAACTTACGGTATGTAACCAGGAGACCTGTCCCTACCCCTCTGTTTACCCTACAAACACTGCAACCAGCTCTAATCACGAAGCGAGATAACATATCGTTTACTTTGTTATTATGTTTAATCAGCAATGATATCGATGCGATCTAACTTCTAAGGCTGTTGTGGTGATATAACTTCTGAATCTAGTTTTGATTCTGACTCTGCCGTTTAACTTCACTGATGTAAAATGTAAACCCAAATCTTGATAGGAAACAGCATTGTGATGTAAGATTAAGGAACTGTTGGCACAGAAGTTGCATTAGGAGAAACAATCATGCCAACAACTACACCACATATAATATAAATAACCCACATCTGTAAAGTAATTTTGAAAATTCAAACACAATAAACATTAAAACACTTGCAATTAAACAAATGAATTATTCAATTTCTTCTATCCTGATGCCTGCAATGCCAGGAATAAGTTGATTGCATATTGCTTCGAATTGCTGCTTCTTGTACTCATACTCGTAAACTTCAGCATTTGGGTTCGCCTCTAGCCACTTAATAGCTTCCTTGAAAGAATAACTAATCATCTTCTTAATAGAAGTTTCAAGCTCGTAATTTCTTTCGCTTTCGTCCCTCAtgttatatatacaattctcaAATTCTTGCATTGCCTTAATCTTTCTCCTGAACTCCTCGTCTTCAGCTTTGAATTTTTCAGCATCTGTTACCATTCTATCAATCTCCTGCTTCGTGAGCATTCCTCTTTTGTTAATTTTAATGCCATTTTTCAGCCCGGTATCCTCATTCTCAGCAGAAACATTTAGTAAACCATTAGCATCAATTCTAAAGGTTACTGTAAATTCAACTTCACCCCTTGGGGCAGGTGGCAGGCCGGATAGTACAAACTCTCCCAGTAAATTATTATCTTCAGTTCTTGTTCTCTCCCCCTCATAAACACTGATCTTAACACATTTTTGACCATCACAAGCAGTACGAAATACTTTTTGCATTGACATTGGAATAGTCGTGTTCCTGGGAATAATAACAGCCATCAATACACCTTTGACTGCAATCCCAAGAGACAAAGGAGTAACATCAAGCAAAACCAAATTCTTAATCTTATGACTATCCTCCCCACTTAATGTAGCAGCTTGAACAGCAGCACCATAGGCAACTGCCTCATCAGGATTTATATTCTTGCAAAGTTCCTTTCCGTCAAAAAACTGCTGCAACAGCTGTTGCACTTTTGGGATTCTAGTAGATCCACCCACAAGTACAACATCATGGATATCGCTTTTATCCATCTCAGCATCGTCCACACACTTTTCCACAGTATCCATACAACTTCTGAAAAGATCCAAGTTTAAATCGTCAAATCTGGCACGGGTGATTTTTGTACTGTAATCAATTCCTTCATACAAAGAATCTACATCAATAGTTGTTGTAGCATTCTGTGAGAGGATTCTCTTGGCCTTTTCACATTCGTTCCTCAATCTTCtaagagatttagcatttccaGTAATGTCCTTTCTGTGCTTCCTTTTGAACTCCTCGACAAAATAGTTTAACATACGGTTATCAAAATCCTCACCACCAAGGTGAGTGTCGCCAGCAGTAGCTAGTACTTCAAACTTATCCCTTTCAATCTTAAGAAGAGAAACATCAAAAGTACCACCACCAAGATCAAAAACAAGGACAACTTTCTCTCCTGCCGAACTACTGGTAAGATTTTTGTCAATACCATAAGCAACTGCTGCAGCTGTCGGCTCAACAAGGAGCTGCAACACATTAAGTCCAGCTATTGTAGCTGCGTCTTTGGTAGCTTGTCTTTGCGAGTCGTTAAAATGTGCAGGTACAGTAACAACAGCATTCTTCACTTTCTTTCCAAGATAATCTTCAGCaatttccttcatcttcagaaGAACCATAGAAGATAACTCCTCGGGAGAGAATTGTTTCTCCACAGATTTGTAACTCACAACTATCTTGGGCTTGTCAGCATGGTCACCAATAACCCTAAATGGCCAGAGCTTCATGTCACTTTGTACAGTCGAATCGTAAAATCTCCTTCCAATCAACCTTTTAGCATCTACATGCACACATAATATTAGAAACTAATCAAATCCAAAGATCAACATACACacaaatattaaaattataaaataaaaaaacttaACTACACCTAAAACTCGAAACAGATATTGAAATTTTTACCGAAGACAGTGTTGACAGGATTCAATGCAGCCTGATTCCTAGCAGCATCTCCTACAAAACGTTCCGTATCAGTGAAAGCAACATATGATGGAGTTGTTCGATTCCCCTGATCATTCGCAATGATTTCAACTCGATCATTTTGCCAAACGCCTACACACGAGTATGTCGTGCCTAGATCAATTCCAACAGCTACTTCATTATTGGTCATTTTTAGATGCAAATGTATAACAGACCAAGTTGCAACAAGCGAAGATATCAAAATTGCAAGTAATATTAGTGTATTATACAGAGTACGTTTTATAACTCGTCCTACATTATAGATAATGAGGGACCACATCTATTTTCCAGCTGTCATTCTATTTTCCTATAGCAAACTAAGGTTGTTAGGTAGTGGAACGTTTTATCTATTTTGTCCAGTAGCCAAATTAATGCTCTCTGTCCTATATAAGACAAACTGAGGTGATTGTAAAAGGCATAGGCTAAAAATGATAATGCAGATTCATCTTTTCTTGCTCAGTATTTTCTCTGTTGATTTGCAATGCATATATGTATGAACTTGAATCAATcatcatggtatcagagccttcttTCCTGCCTGTATACAAGATTCTCCTAGTTCTCTGATGTCaatcttttctttcttaacaaaCACCTTTCCTTATCATTAATCTTTCTTCACTCTCAGATCAACTTTTCTCTCTCTAGTCTCTATCTTTAAAACTCAAACTTTATTCTTCTTTACACCAGATCTGTGACTACAATGGGAACCCTGCTAAACTATCCTATCAAGACATGCTAAACCCACTCTTTCTTCACAAGGCTCAGCAGACTATAGATCTTGGAGTCGATCCATGGAAATAAACCTAGCCTCCAAACGCAAATTGGGTTTCGTGAATGgaacgagaataacgtccataaggatgatgtttgctattgctgcaatgcgtaatctaactgtacatcaaatggatgtgaaaacagccttcctaaatggggacatagatgaggaaatctatatggaacaacccgaagggtttgttgtcccaggacaagaaaggaaagtttgtagattggtgaaatcattgtatggtttgaaacaagcgcctatgaaatggcatgaaaaatttgatgaggtcgtgctggccaatggcttcaaaatcaatgaatgtgatagctgtgcctattacaaggataacgagaacaactatgtcaaggagaatgacaatggctatgtcatgatgacgctatatgcagatgatctacttattgccggaagcaatgataaagtgatcaaatctaccaaggacatgttgaaatcaagattcgacatgaaagacatgggactagcaaatgtaattctgggaattcaaatttctagaacatcagagggtctcgcattaagtcaaccacattatgttgacaagatccttgagaagtttcttaaggatgactttgagaaagctcggacacctgtggatatgactttgcacctatccaagaacaaaggtgtagatgtttcccaattggaatactcgaggataattggtagtctgatgtacctcatgagttgtacaagaccagacattgcatactcaattagcaagttgagtaggtttacgagtaatccgggagctgatcactggaaagcgatcataagggtactaaggtacttgaggggaactcgagactatggactgcactatggcagatacccagcagtattagaaggatatactgacgcaaattggatatctagcaagaaagcacttaagtctacgagcggctatgtgtttacattagctggagcggcaatatcatggaaatcctcaaaacaaacggtgataactcat is a window from the Apium graveolens cultivar Ventura chromosome 1, ASM990537v1, whole genome shotgun sequence genome containing:
- the LOC141674465 gene encoding heat shock cognate 70 kDa protein-like gives rise to the protein MTNNEVAVGIDLGTTYSCVGVWQNDRVEIIANDQGNRTTPSYVAFTDTERFVGDAARNQAALNPVNTVFDAKRLIGRRFYDSTVQSDMKLWPFRVIGDHADKPKIVVSYKSVEKQFSPEELSSMVLLKMKEIAEDYLGKKVKNAVVTVPAHFNDSQRQATKDAATIAGLNVLQLLVEPTAAAVAYGIDKNLTSSSAGEKVVLVFDLGGGTFDVSLLKIERDKFEVLATAGDTHLGGEDFDNRMLNYFVEEFKRKHRKDITGNAKSLRRLRNECEKAKRILSQNATTTIDVDSLYEGIDYSTKITRARFDDLNLDLFRSCMDTVEKCVDDAEMDKSDIHDVVLVGGSTRIPKVQQLLQQFFDGKELCKNINPDEAVAYGAAVQAATLSGEDSHKIKNLVLLDVTPLSLGIAVKGVLMAVIIPRNTTIPMSMQKVFRTACDGQKCVKISVYEGERTRTEDNNLLGEFVLSGLPPAPRGEVEFTVTFRIDANGLLNVSAENEDTGLKNGIKINKRGMLTKQEIDRMVTDAEKFKAEDEEFRRKIKAMQEFENCIYNMRDESERNYELETSIKKMISYSFKEAIKWLEANPNAEVYEYEYKKQQFEAICNQLIPGIAGIRIEEIE